The DNA region GTCTACTTgccattttatttgtttcccTTTCTGTTAGAGATTTGTGATGAGGCCTGTGAAAGAATGACTTGGGTATTATTGGAAACTAATTATGAACGGTGGCTTTCCAAATGCGTCTATGAAGTTCAGGTTCTGCTATCTATTTTGGATGGATATATAGGGATTTCAATTACTGTTTTGGTGGAGAATAAATATATGACTTGctgcttgtttttctttccaaggGACTTTACCGTAGATAAATTAAAGAATCAGGAATAAGGAACCAATAATGAAATGTAGCTTTCTAATTTGCTTCAATGTCGAATAAATTCTTTGGTAGGGTTAGGGATTCCTGTTGGAATAAAGTGTAAGCTGAAATCTCGCATGAGTAtaagtgaaaaaattaaatattatataagtaaaaaaaatccataaattTAAGCGTTTTTGTTAAGTTGTGATGTGAAGTTCCCttgaataaaagtgaaaaacttAAAAGTACAAGTCAAATATAATTACTATTTGAATAAAACAAGGAAAACGAAAGCCCACACCGGTTCAAACACCAATCCAAAAATACATTCAGGGAATTGTTTAACACACACCCCTTTTAACTAAGTATACcgtttatttttaacaaaaatacccCCTCACAGAAGCACATATCCATTGATCACAAAATATAACGGAAACATGTTTCCAATGCAAATAAATGATACAAGTGCATTTGCTATGAATGGCATTGTAaattcaacaacaaaatatgtctaacataacataaaacaatACAAAGCACTACTATCGTTAGAAACAAACTAGTGGCAATAACAAAAATGAACAACTGAAACAAAGTTGTAATTAATTATCGTCATGGTGGAGTCAAACTAGCAAGAGTCTCTCATTGGAACTAGTTGATCGCTCTGGTTGATGCAAGCACTACTGTCGTTCTTCCCATTGCCTCTCTATTTAGCTCTACAACTGAAAGTTGTAGGTAGTACTTGGTTAGGCTCTAAACGGTGACCAAAACATTGGCCATTAATGATCATAGGTGGAGTCATACCTAAAAGGAAGcaatttaaaaatagataaaaaatataatgataacaCAAAAATAATAGCATTACAaatcatattataaaataaaaatataatatcacaaaaaatataaaaatataatatcaggtaaaaaaacataataataatagaataacaaattataatatcacaaaaataaaaaaatataatataaggtaaaaaatatcacaaaaataatagtacatattatattatcataaaataaaaattatcatatcacaaaaaaatataataactcgggtaagaaaatatcataaatatagtattacaaatatattattatcatttgaaaaatatttttaaaattagtattaatattaaaaatttaaatgtgataCAAATGCAAAGCATGAAAAACATGTTTTCGTTTTGCATTTTGTATGCATGCAAAATAGAAATACATACAAATTGGAATTGCATTTCTATTTTGCAtttgaaatatgtttttgtgGGATATATACacaattaaaacatattttgttgTCTATACGAATCACAAATATGTATTTTGGTTTTAGTGATATAAAAGTAATTTACTTTTTATCAAAACTGAATTAACTAAACatattttcaaagttttcaTTCAGAAAATAAGAAGTGAAAACGACGCTCCCTAAAGTTGTGTTTCCTAAGACAATGTTTCCtcctaaaaatgttatttaaggctatggtttatttatatttttgatcaattttcaaatataatttttaaaataaaatgtgttttgacaaaaataaaattgaaataatttttaactcaaatttaaaattattttacatttagtttcaaaaccaacaaaataggatttataaattaattctttAGTTTCAAAAAAGCAAATTCTCACTAAATTGATAGCGATTATTCCTATTATTACACCACCACATCAGCATTGATCACCATTGTACTATCCACCAACTATCATTACCAACAATCAATGACACTCTATGCTATTATTGACAGTGTAGTTGTCGTTATTGATCACTAGTAAGAGACATCTTTAAACTACTTTTAATCTGTAGAAagctttgaaaataaatatattttgaaactaaaatttaaagaaaaaactaaactgaattttaaaattaaaaaccggttgcagttttaaaaaattttaaacttacAATTAAAATCGGCCTCGAATGAACCCTAATAAGTTCATTTTTGGTGTAGTAAAATCCCGATATTCTACGATACCACAGCCATTGGTGCtgcgcttgaaattgaatacaaaTACTGATCCAGACCAATGAATTAAAACGTAGTACATACAAGTGCGGAGTGCCGTTTTGTGAACTCCTAGTTATCAGAAAATATACTAGGTGGAAATGCTCAATTCAAGTCCTTGCAACCAATTAACTCATAGCAAGATTGTCTTTTCGAACTTGCATTCTCACAATTTGAACATTGTCGTAGAAACATCAAATTTATCTGATGATGATAAAAGAGGATCCTGCAATGTGTATTCAGTTTCATCATTAAAACTATATCTCGAACTGCTTATTTATGacactttatatataaaaataattggatTAGCTAGGGATATAATAAATCACAATTGATGGGGGAAAAGATTATATAtgagatatgcttgatgagccTCGTGTAGGTATATGTTGATAAAAGAGGATCCTGCAATGTGTATTCTAATGTTTTGTTTGGTAAGTAATATATATCACGATTCCCTTACTTAGAAATTAGTGACAATAAATGGTGATGGAATCCAACCTGTGCAATTCTACGATTGAAGATATGTTGCAATATGCGGTTATTGCATCTGCTTCggttaatctttttaatttcgTCATGCATCTTTTCTAGGAGACCCCCATAAGTTATTCCAGGGTATTCTCTGATTGTTTTTGTGAAAAGATAAGTCAGAACACCATTCATTCCCTTTCCACCAAAAACCTACGTATTAGGTTGGTCAAAACCCACCATGAGGTgcaagttaaagaaaaaaaactccaaAGTTTAATTCTTACTGAGCTATCAGCAGCTGTCTGACTATCTTCACAAGCACTAAGACAAATTGCCATTCCTCCACTTGTATGTTTTCTGATGGGTTCTTTTGAAGGGGGCTTGTTATCCTCCCAAATGCCACTACAAGCATACAATAGACagattcaaattgttttaaggcaatgcaaacagaaattcaaatagcaaaaaacaaaaaaaaagtgcacTTACCTTTCATGtttataaacaaacaaaagatcAAGAATTGTTCCACTATGACAAGCATCAACAATAGCATGAAGTGTGACACCTTCCTTTAGTGGCCAAACTATGGTAGAATTTATTTCATTGTCAATGATCATTCCTTCCCTCAAAAAATCAACAGGACAAAGAGTCTCATCAAACCCATCGATTTCATCTTCTTTGAAATCTGGTTGTTGCAAACCGTGTCCCGAGAAGTAAAAGAGCAATGAATCTCCTGCCTGACAGTCCTTCACAAGCCAGTTTAAGGACTCCAATATGTTGTGTTTCGTTGGTATTAAATTGGCATTCTGCTCTTGTTCTgcaatattcattttatttttttaaatgaaaaaaaattataacacatTGGGGGTGTTAATTAATTAGAACATGAAACTGAAAACATGCAGGTATTAGATACAGGATTTTTCTAACTTATCCTAAATATAAAAAGGAGGTTATAAACAGTCATGTCAcatgccgataaaaaaaaaaaaacagtcatATCCCAGCTGATTGCTGATTGCTGATTGCTGATTTGATGTACTTAATACTTACAATAAAGTACGTAATAGAATCAATAAGCTGTGATCAAGTTATTTAATCTCATTTTTACTAAGGAAAAGTTTGACAGCTCCATTAGATACTTGTCAAGGAACAACTTAGTGGTGCAACAACAACTATATTAATAATTGCACTCTCATTAATAAACctttcaaattgtttttttttttttttaatttcttgatagGGACCTTTCaaattgttcttatttttaatttgttgaccGTAAcctttcaaattttattgttaactaaattttcaattaatttctaTAGTATAGtctaattaagaaatatattgtTCCTTATAAAGTGTCAAATTACTAGTCTAAGAAATCAATTTCTACTGTGTTTACGagctttcaattttaatttgttaagcCTTAATACTAACtagaaaagataaagaataaCTGAATAAGTGAGAAACCAAGATGAACAGaaacatataataaatttcTAGTAATAATAGACCTGTGAGGACACGTATGCACTCCTTTGGAAACTTAAAATTCTTGATAAGCAGTTCCTTCATGTTACTAATGTCATTAATGGTTCCTTTGAGTCTGAATTTCCTTTTTCTGTAAGAAACTCCACAGAGAACCGCACGTTTATTATATCTGCTAGTGCTAGGCAAGGCTAAGGAAGAAGAGGGCATTGAAGGAGGTAATAATGACCCACTCAGcaaatttccatttttctttgaaCTTCCTAGATCTCCAAGTTTCAACAATTTGGCTCCAATTTTCTTCACTGGACGGCATATTGCACATTCTTTCTTTAAACCATGTGGTCCCAAAGTTGAATTGCTAACCTTTAGGCACACAGAACAACGGTGTAAGGTTGTTCTTGAGGGCATTAAACAGTGACACTCTTCTTTGCAACCCATGCAGATAGCTTTTGCTTCTCCATTTGGCTGAGAAATAGAGATATTTTTGGAGGCATAGCAACCATGCATAGAAGTGCTTGTGGGAAATAAAACACCCTTTTTGTAACCTCTGCATTTAGATGTAGCTTCCATCGCTGAAGGTGTTGTAGTTTTCCCTGTAGGCCAAGCATGTGAGCAGCATCAAATTTTATGATGCAGACTTGCAGGCATAGACATTAGACATGGTGAAATGAACAGCATAGGTGGTTCAGACTAGGCTCTTACCTCTCACCGTATATATCAGTTCTtgcacttttctttttattctcaaAAGTTATGGTGTACTAGATCTTCGGGATTTACCAGGGTTACAACATGTCTCAAGACTCACTGGGATCATCCACCAACAAGATCTCCTATAGCGGAATTCAAAGTCGCGTTCTTATAGGATATTCGAGTTTGATAAGTGAACCAACCTTTGTTGACATATATGTTCATCCACTTACCTTGACTTTAAGTAGACTTTTCCAATGGTTGAAAATTGTGTTCTACATAATTGACAAtgtattaatgttttttttccttttaaaaaagagagacaaatatAGAATCCAATCCTACTGTTGGTTGAAAGTTGCAAGATGCTTGCTTACTTTTAACAAGTCTAAAGGTTGTTATTCAATTCTCCAACGTAGGAGAACCCCACACAGTGAGTTAAGGACTTTATTAAAAGAATAGAAACTGAAAATTAAATGAGTGGGAAATCAGAAAATGTGTTGTGAATGCCGTATCTCATTTGCGTCTGAGAAAAGATATGATTCTGATCTTTATTCTCACAATGATAGCAGCAAGAACCAGATgctcttaacttttatttcttaagTTGCTTAAATTGGTAtagtataattttctttttctttcaacaccaaaaaaaaaaaattctaaaacagTCTGGCTTCCTACTTGGTTTGACCCATTGGCTTCTATAATACTAAAACCTTTAACAAAGACGTTTCACTATATATGATTGAGTATATAAGTGATGTTTTATGCatcagaagaaaaagaaatcgtTTGGACTACAAATTAGCATATCTATCAACTCACGTTTTACATTCACCTACCTCTAGGTGTGCCAAAGATTAAAGATTTTATTTCTTCTGTATGAAGTCACTTGAGACTGGATTACTgttaattaagaatatatacTGGTTCGTGTACCAATCGTATTATAGTAGAAAAAAACGATATTATCTCTAGAAGGATTTTAGTTTAACAACTACGCAAGTCGCATCTAATTGAGTACATGGTGTTGATTGAGAAATAAGAATaatgtatttgaattttattttttgatatttaattaaaatagaagaagaacaaatacaaaaagattaaagagaaaattcaaTATAATAGGCAAGATTTAGTAAGTATCGGAATCCTCTTAGCTCTCCCTTaatataatctctttctctttaaACCTCTTTCTATTTTATGATTGACATTTAATTTCTCTAATATAGTTTACCCTAAATTCCTTGGTAGGTACACTCGTTATTTCCCAATTACGGATCCTAATTTCTTAGGCGAGCATAATCAGTAATAAGCTCCAAGGTTAAGAAATCACAAAGGAATATTAATTCATATAATATAACCTTATTCCTAGGTGCAAGATTTATGCTATTATTGAATCAACACGGTTTAAACCCTAATCTTTCTAttacaaatgaaaatgaaaatacaatccAGAAGAGAGTCAAGGGAAAATTCAATAACTCAAATCACATAAAAAGATTCAGGATTCAGATAACAAATCAATCACAAAAGGTTTGAATTAGGGTTAATCCTAACCTAATTCTAAGAAACTTAATTGAAAATACATAGAGCCAACAAGGAAATAAAAGGAAGCAGGGAATAAGAAGTGTGCATAAATCTTCAAAAACCGTTCCCTCAATTATTAACGTCTAATGATGAATCCTCAAGTTCTCTCTCACTTCCAGTCACATAAGATGTCAATGAATGATccaataatcttttttatttaataaaaacaaaattttgcgGCTTATGGACTACAAAAAGCCGCTAGGCACCACTTTTCTGCGCCAAGTTCGAAAACTGGGGATGCGTTGGCTCTAGGTCTAGGTGCAAGTCTTATTGGTGCTTGaacaagaaaataagaagaagaaagaaatgatCTGAGAGTTTTTGTTATAAGCTCAGATTAATTTATGGGGAAGTTAATTTGTAGAAACTTTTTCGTAATTTAGACAAGTTATATGTATTTACCTATAAAGATAGAATTGCATGAGAAGGAACTCTTCCTCTCTTGTGTTGCTTGGTGCGTCTGAGTGAGAAAGTGAGAGAAAAAGGAGTTAGATCTTAGAGGTGATTGCTAAGAAGGGAAACTCACATTTCTGTCCACTGTTAATATGTTATCTCAATACCATGGCATACGAGAATGTTACCTCACTgttgaaaacaaagatgttaTATTCATCAAACCTTCAAAGCCCACTCCCACCACAATTCTTTCACTGTCTACCATTGAGAGTGTTTCTGAGAACAATTTCTTCTCGCAAGCCGCAATTCCCTTAACACTACCAAACTTGACCCTGCAAAAGTGATCAAAGAAGCCCTCTCAGTGGCTCTCTTTTACTATTATCCTCTTGCAGGAAAGCTAATAAGACATGCTGATGGAAAATTCAGAATCAACTGCACCTCCGAAGGAATTCCAAGGCTCTCTTTTACTATTATCCTCTTGCAGGACAGTTAGTAAGACATGCTGATGGAAAATTCAGAATCAACTGCACCTCCGAAGGAATTCCATTCACAGAGGCTATTTGTCACTGCAACCTCTCTTCTCTTCATTACCTAGACGTCAAAATCGCAAAACACTTTGCGATGGATTTTCCTTCTCAAGATGAATTTGGAAACCAATATCCTTTGGTTTTGAAGGTGACTAAATTCCTCTGTAGAGGTTTCATATTTATAGTGGGGTGGTCTCACGATGTTTGTGATGGGACTGGTGTATCTCAGTTCTTACGAGCCGTGGCAGAACTTGTAAgtgaaaaagaataattaagtaaaacatgatt from Glycine soja cultivar W05 chromosome 8, ASM419377v2, whole genome shotgun sequence includes:
- the LOC114424306 gene encoding metacaspase-1-like isoform X1, which codes for MEATSKCRGYKKGVLFPTSTSMHGCYASKNISISQPNGEAKAICMGCKEECHCLMPSRTTLHRCSVCLKVSNSTLGPHGLKKECAICRPVKKIGAKLLKLGDLGSSKKNGNLLSGSLLPPSMPSSSLALPSTSRYNKRAVLCGVSYRKRKFRLKGTINDISNMKELLIKNFKFPKECIRVLTEQEQNANLIPTKHNILESLNWLVKDCQAGDSLLFYFSGHGLQQPDFKEDEIDGFDETLCPVDFLREGMIIDNEINSTIVWPLKEGVTLHAIVDACHSGTILDLLFVYKHESGIWEDNKPPSKEPIRKHTSGGMAICLSACEDSQTAADSSVFGGKGMNGVLTYLFTKTIREYPGITYGGLLEKMHDEIKKINRSRCNNRILQHIFNRRIAQDPLLSSSDKFDVSTTMFKL
- the LOC114424306 gene encoding metacaspase-1-like isoform X2; protein product: MEATSKCRGYKKGVLFPTSTSMHGCYASKNISISQPNGEAKAICMGCKEECHCLMPSRTTLHRCSVCLKVSNSTLGPHGLKKECAICRPVKKIGAKLLKLGDLGSSKKNGNLLSGSLLPPSMPSSSLALPSTSRYNKRAVLCGVSYRKRKFRLKGTINDISNMKELLIKNFKFPKECIRVLTEQEQNANLIPTKHNILESLNWLVKDCQAGDSLLFYFSGHGLQQPDFKEDEIDGFDETLCPVDFLREGMIIDNEINSTIVWPLKEGVTLHAIVDACHSGTILDLLFVYKHESGIWEDNKPPSKEPIRKHTSGGMAICLSACEDSQTAADSSGMNGVLTYLFTKTIREYPGITYGGLLEKMHDEIKKINRSRCNNRILQHIFNRRIAQDPLLSSSDKFDVSTTMFKL